Proteins from a genomic interval of Cupriavidus pauculus:
- a CDS encoding VOC family protein, producing MPDTQVAGARAAVHSIDHFALNVPSLADAARFYRAFGLDVREPAGGAELALHAADGHRWARILPASTKSLAYLSFNGYARDIDTLARQVHASGATLASPPPGADPEGLWFHDPDGNLLQVRVGPKTSPSAKAPHVTVGAGANARGAVVRSQVQTVHPERLSHVLLFTPDVLRAVDFYARAIGLRLSDKSLDIIAFTHAPHGSDHHLVAFAKSTARGWHHAAWDVRDLDMVGQGAAQMAAAGYTRGWGTGRHVLGSNYFHYVQDPWGSFNEYSADIDFVAADHPWPAGDFAPEDSLYQWGPDVPADFIRNTEAPDDAAQ from the coding sequence ATGCCCGATACACAGGTGGCGGGGGCCCGCGCGGCCGTCCATTCGATCGACCATTTCGCGCTGAACGTGCCCTCCCTTGCCGACGCCGCCCGCTTCTACCGCGCGTTCGGGCTCGACGTCAGGGAGCCCGCCGGTGGCGCCGAGCTGGCCCTGCACGCGGCCGACGGACACCGCTGGGCGCGCATCCTGCCGGCTTCCACCAAGTCCCTCGCCTACCTGAGCTTCAATGGCTACGCGCGCGATATCGACACGCTGGCGCGCCAGGTCCACGCATCCGGCGCCACGCTCGCCAGCCCCCCGCCCGGTGCGGACCCGGAAGGTCTGTGGTTCCACGATCCGGACGGCAATCTGCTGCAGGTGCGGGTGGGTCCCAAGACCAGCCCCAGCGCCAAAGCGCCGCACGTGACCGTGGGCGCTGGCGCCAATGCGCGTGGCGCCGTGGTGCGCTCGCAGGTGCAGACCGTCCATCCGGAGCGGCTGTCACACGTGCTGCTGTTCACGCCCGATGTGCTGCGGGCGGTCGATTTCTACGCACGCGCCATCGGGTTGCGGCTGTCCGATAAGTCGCTGGACATCATCGCATTCACGCACGCCCCGCACGGCAGCGACCATCACCTGGTGGCGTTCGCCAAAAGCACCGCCCGCGGCTGGCACCACGCCGCGTGGGATGTCCGCGACCTCGACATGGTGGGGCAAGGCGCGGCGCAAATGGCGGCCGCCGGGTACACGCGGGGCTGGGGGACGGGCCGCCACGTGCTCGGCTCGAACTATTTCCACTACGTGCAGGACCCGTGGGGATCGTTCAACGAGTACTCGGCCGACATCGATTTCGTCGCCGCCGACCACCCCTGGCCGGCCGGCGATTTCGCGCCCGAGGACTCGCTCTACCAGTGGGGCCCGGACGTGCCGGCGGACTTCATCCGCAACACCGAAGCACCGGACGACGCCGCGCAGTGA
- a CDS encoding fumarylacetoacetate hydrolase family protein → MRFVSVEFQGKHAVGVREGGRIRVLGDESLESLLARGVDLVAHAAQASGGEWLDIGEVKLLPPLSRPPKIICVGLNYADHTKESPYEQPDYPTLFFRVHTSLVAHGQPLVRPAVEDCAGLDFEGEVAVVLGKGGRHIRKQDALSHVAGYSLFNDGSVREYQFKAPQWTVGKNFDGTGAFGPDLVTADELPPGARGLQLQTKLNGQVVQSASTDDMIFDVETLISIISQAITLEAGDVIVSGTPAGIGWAREPKLLMKQGDVCEVIVEKIGTLSNPIVDEAK, encoded by the coding sequence ATGCGTTTCGTCAGTGTTGAATTTCAGGGCAAGCATGCGGTGGGCGTGCGGGAAGGCGGCAGGATCCGCGTGCTGGGCGACGAATCGCTGGAGTCGCTGCTGGCGCGCGGCGTGGACCTGGTGGCCCATGCCGCGCAGGCCAGTGGCGGGGAATGGCTGGACATTGGCGAGGTCAAGCTGCTGCCGCCGCTGTCGCGCCCGCCCAAGATCATCTGCGTGGGGCTCAACTACGCCGACCACACGAAGGAAAGCCCGTACGAGCAGCCCGATTACCCGACGCTGTTCTTCCGCGTCCACACGAGCCTGGTGGCACACGGGCAGCCGCTGGTGCGGCCCGCCGTGGAAGACTGCGCCGGGCTGGACTTCGAGGGCGAAGTGGCCGTGGTGCTGGGCAAGGGCGGCCGCCATATCCGCAAGCAGGACGCGCTGTCGCACGTGGCGGGCTATTCGCTGTTCAATGATGGCTCGGTGCGCGAGTACCAGTTCAAGGCCCCGCAGTGGACGGTGGGCAAGAACTTCGACGGTACCGGCGCTTTCGGGCCGGACCTCGTGACCGCCGACGAACTGCCGCCCGGTGCGCGCGGCCTGCAGTTGCAGACGAAGCTGAACGGCCAGGTGGTGCAGTCGGCCAGTACCGACGACATGATCTTCGACGTCGAGACGCTGATTTCCATCATCTCGCAAGCCATCACGCTGGAAGCGGGCGACGTGATCGTCTCCGGCACGCCGGCAGGCATTGGCTGGGCCCGCGAGCCCAAGCTGCTGATGAAACAGGGCGACGTGTGCGAGGTGATCGTGGAAAAGATCGGCACGCTGTCGAATCCGATCGTCGACGAAGCAAAGTAA
- a CDS encoding TetR/AcrR family transcriptional regulator: MSAKSEIDVPESPTEDHRTRVAAIRRENTRNRLMESALAVFAEKGPDGAMIDDFIAAAGVARGTFYNYFRTTGELLSAVAGEVSDEVLAVIDPVVRRFDDPAMRMAVGCRLYMHMAIRYPLWGAFITRVGTRRGSRGRLLDAYMTRDLEIGIESGRFPIAQVDVARDLSLGALVYGIGTMLRPGAAADYPEQVILAILRALGLPETEATAFAYAPLPDTQPPQGVIFERIAANPPAAD, encoded by the coding sequence ATGTCAGCTAAAAGCGAGATCGACGTACCCGAGTCGCCCACCGAAGACCACCGCACCCGGGTGGCGGCCATCCGGCGGGAGAACACCCGCAACCGGCTGATGGAGTCGGCCCTGGCCGTCTTTGCCGAAAAGGGCCCCGATGGCGCGATGATCGACGACTTCATCGCCGCCGCCGGGGTAGCGCGTGGCACGTTCTACAACTATTTCCGTACCACGGGCGAGTTGCTGTCAGCGGTGGCGGGCGAGGTGAGCGACGAGGTGCTGGCCGTCATCGACCCCGTCGTGCGGCGGTTCGACGACCCGGCGATGCGCATGGCAGTGGGCTGCCGGCTCTACATGCATATGGCGATCCGCTACCCGCTGTGGGGCGCGTTCATCACGCGCGTGGGCACGCGGCGGGGTTCGCGGGGGCGCCTGCTGGACGCCTACATGACGCGCGACCTGGAGATCGGCATCGAGAGCGGCCGTTTTCCGATCGCGCAGGTGGACGTGGCGCGCGACCTGTCGCTGGGTGCGCTGGTGTATGGCATCGGCACGATGCTGCGGCCCGGCGCGGCCGCCGACTATCCCGAGCAGGTGATCCTGGCCATTCTCCGGGCGCTGGGATTGCCGGAAACGGAGGCCACGGCGTTTGCCTATGCGCCGTTGCCTGACACGCAGCCGCCGCAGGGCGTGATCTTCGAGCGGATTGCCGCGAATCCGCCAGCCGCGGACTGA
- a CDS encoding LysR substrate-binding domain-containing protein, translating into MKLHHLRDFVAIAETRSIRGASRQLGLTQPALTRSLRELETELGAPLLERHARGVVPTPIGQAFLRRAHAAMEEIRRAQEEVAQMRGTQTGTVAVGLSGATWLGLVPEVFPAFRKSHPAVRLRMVEGFFPALEGRLSDGTLDFYIGPRPERIDADRYSVDLLFQNDRVVAGRRGHPLRQARQLAELVDAEWILTGAREPLEREFAEVFAGYGLNPPVAMVQAESMIGVAALLSMTDALALLPRQWIDSPLFAGVVEMIAIEERMDSADIVRIARAGLPLTPAASHLATLFEREAGHYARQRAARHALPG; encoded by the coding sequence ATGAAACTGCATCACCTGCGCGACTTTGTTGCGATTGCCGAGACACGGAGCATCCGGGGCGCCTCGCGCCAGCTTGGCCTGACCCAGCCGGCCCTGACGCGCAGCCTGCGCGAACTGGAGACCGAACTGGGCGCGCCGCTGCTGGAGCGGCACGCGCGCGGCGTGGTGCCGACGCCCATCGGGCAGGCGTTCCTGCGCCGCGCCCATGCCGCGATGGAAGAGATTCGGCGCGCACAAGAGGAAGTGGCCCAGATGCGTGGCACGCAGACGGGCACCGTGGCGGTGGGTCTGTCCGGCGCCACCTGGCTGGGGCTGGTGCCCGAGGTGTTTCCGGCCTTCCGCAAATCGCATCCGGCCGTCCGGCTGCGCATGGTGGAAGGCTTCTTCCCGGCGTTGGAAGGCCGCCTGTCGGACGGCACCCTCGATTTCTACATCGGCCCCCGGCCCGAGCGCATCGACGCCGACCGCTACAGCGTGGACCTGCTGTTCCAGAACGATCGGGTGGTCGCCGGGCGTCGCGGCCACCCGCTGCGCCAGGCCCGGCAACTGGCGGAGCTGGTCGACGCGGAATGGATCCTGACGGGCGCGCGCGAGCCGCTGGAGCGTGAGTTTGCCGAGGTGTTCGCCGGCTACGGCCTGAATCCGCCGGTGGCCATGGTGCAGGCCGAATCGATGATCGGCGTGGCGGCGCTGCTGTCGATGACCGACGCGCTGGCGCTGCTGCCCCGCCAGTGGATCGACTCGCCGCTGTTCGCCGGCGTGGTGGAGATGATCGCCATCGAGGAACGGATGGACAGCGCCGATATCGTGCGCATCGCCCGTGCCGGGCTGCCGCTGACGCCGGCGGCATCGCATCTGGCCACGCTGTTCGAGCGCGAGGCCGGCCACTACGCCCGCCAGCGCGCGGCGCGGCACGCCCTGCCCGGCTAG
- a CDS encoding Bug family tripartite tricarboxylate transporter substrate binding protein: protein MTRPHAGRIVPAGAPAPTTYLPRALLTLAAVSAGAALALLAAPSAHAQAFPSRAVRLISPFPAGSGPDAVSRLLGEQLGKVWNQPVIVDSRPGGNGFIAMEAGKRAPATGHELVVADVGHLAINPGLFKRLPYDPRRDFVPVTGLYRTAFFIVVSQQSPIRTVPELIAAARKAPDAVTYGSWAVGSTGHLGAAQLEAATATQMLHAPYKDTAQLYTAVANGEVTWALGTYATAGPLIQAGKLRVLAVADSARSPVLPNVPTLAEAGGPAGLEASSWVALLAPAGTPPATVNAIGKAVRTALGDPDVKAKLATFGFAPAAGSSDEVAEWVARDSQRYAELIKRTGATVN, encoded by the coding sequence ATGACTCGCCCCCACGCTGGCCGCATCGTGCCGGCCGGCGCCCCCGCGCCCACCACGTACTTACCCCGCGCCTTGCTGACGCTTGCGGCCGTCTCCGCTGGCGCGGCGCTAGCGCTGCTGGCGGCGCCGTCGGCACACGCGCAGGCATTTCCGTCCCGCGCGGTCCGGCTGATCAGCCCCTTCCCGGCCGGCAGCGGCCCCGACGCCGTATCGCGCCTGCTCGGCGAACAGCTCGGCAAGGTCTGGAACCAGCCCGTCATCGTCGATTCCCGCCCGGGCGGCAACGGCTTCATCGCGATGGAGGCGGGCAAGCGTGCGCCGGCTACCGGGCACGAACTGGTCGTGGCGGATGTGGGGCACCTTGCCATCAATCCCGGCCTGTTCAAGCGGCTGCCCTATGACCCGCGCCGCGACTTTGTGCCGGTCACTGGCCTGTACCGCACAGCCTTCTTCATCGTGGTCTCGCAGCAAAGCCCGATTCGCACGGTGCCCGAACTGATCGCTGCGGCCAGGAAGGCACCCGATGCGGTGACGTACGGCTCGTGGGCGGTTGGCAGTACCGGCCATCTGGGCGCGGCGCAGCTTGAGGCGGCCACGGCCACGCAGATGCTGCACGCCCCGTACAAGGACACGGCGCAGCTCTACACCGCCGTGGCCAACGGCGAAGTCACGTGGGCGCTGGGCACCTATGCCACGGCGGGCCCGCTGATCCAGGCGGGCAAGCTGCGCGTGCTGGCCGTGGCCGACAGCGCGCGGTCGCCGGTGCTGCCCAATGTGCCGACGCTGGCCGAGGCGGGTGGCCCGGCAGGGCTGGAAGCATCGAGCTGGGTGGCACTGCTGGCGCCGGCCGGCACGCCGCCGGCGACGGTCAACGCCATCGGCAAGGCCGTGCGCACGGCGCTGGGCGACCCGGACGTCAAGGCAAAGCTGGCCACCTTCGGCTTTGCGCCAGCAGCCGGCAGCAGCGACGAGGTTGCCGAGTGGGTCGCACGCGACAGCCAGCGCTATGCAGAGCTGATCAAGCGCACCGGTGCCACGGTCAATTAA
- a CDS encoding FAD-dependent monooxygenase, which produces MDTDVVIVGGGPAGLMLAIELGCRGVRCLVLEEDVDPPDFPKANATSARTMEHYRRRGFSADVRALGLPPDYPQDLVYCTRLAHAELSRFRVPSRAQAASRAVFGDYGASAWPTPELPHRAQQMYIEPILRREAARYPSVDLRFGHRAVRVADLGEGVEVDAAPHDGGAPWRVTARYVVGCDGPRSLVRKTLGIQYEGQGGEKRDFFGGQMLSIYFRSSDLYDVLGKERAWQYWAVNASQRGLLIAIDGVDTFLLAVQLKDGQQPSDIDPRATALAVVGAPHDFRLIGMMPWVAGYTLVATRLSAGRCFLAGDAAHLFTPTGGMGYNTSIDDAVNLGWKLAAVLQGSAPPALLDSYDLERRPMAVRNTAFARRMADSIGNVPIAPSLELAGAPGDAARAELGRALAVHVATEINIPGLQLGVRYLDSPIVAQEPGTPPPDDPNHYVASGWPGSRAPHAMVDGIPLFDRFGRDFTLLSFDGHDTTAWWQAAHALGIQLDVLQVSDADVQALYGAPTVLIRPDHHIAWRGNGATDAAAVLAKATGGARPA; this is translated from the coding sequence GTGGATACCGACGTCGTGATCGTCGGGGGTGGTCCGGCCGGATTGATGCTGGCCATCGAACTGGGCTGTCGCGGCGTGCGATGCCTGGTGCTGGAAGAGGATGTCGATCCGCCGGATTTCCCGAAGGCCAACGCGACATCCGCCCGCACGATGGAACACTACCGCCGCCGTGGCTTTTCGGCGGATGTGCGCGCGCTGGGCCTGCCGCCCGACTATCCGCAGGACCTGGTCTACTGCACGCGCCTGGCCCATGCCGAGTTGTCGCGCTTCCGCGTGCCCAGCCGGGCGCAGGCGGCCAGCCGCGCGGTGTTTGGCGACTATGGCGCGTCCGCCTGGCCCACGCCCGAGCTGCCGCACCGCGCCCAGCAGATGTATATCGAGCCCATCCTGCGCCGCGAGGCCGCCAGGTATCCGAGCGTCGACCTGCGCTTCGGACATCGGGCCGTCCGGGTGGCCGACCTGGGAGAGGGTGTGGAGGTGGACGCCGCCCCGCATGACGGCGGAGCGCCGTGGCGCGTGACGGCCCGCTACGTGGTCGGGTGCGACGGCCCGCGCAGCCTGGTGCGCAAGACGCTCGGCATCCAGTACGAAGGGCAGGGCGGCGAGAAGCGCGATTTCTTCGGCGGGCAGATGTTGTCGATCTACTTTCGCTCCAGCGACCTGTACGACGTGCTCGGCAAGGAGCGGGCGTGGCAGTACTGGGCCGTGAACGCCAGCCAGCGCGGCTTGCTGATCGCCATCGATGGAGTCGACACGTTCCTGCTGGCCGTGCAGTTGAAAGACGGCCAGCAGCCCAGCGATATCGACCCGCGCGCCACGGCGCTGGCCGTCGTGGGCGCGCCGCACGATTTCAGGCTGATCGGCATGATGCCGTGGGTGGCCGGCTATACGCTCGTGGCCACCCGCCTGAGCGCGGGCCGCTGCTTCCTGGCCGGCGATGCCGCGCACCTGTTCACGCCGACGGGCGGCATGGGCTACAACACGTCGATCGACGACGCCGTGAACCTGGGGTGGAAGCTGGCTGCTGTGCTGCAGGGTAGCGCGCCGCCGGCGCTGCTCGACAGCTACGACCTGGAACGCCGGCCCATGGCGGTGCGCAACACCGCGTTCGCGCGCCGCATGGCCGACAGCATCGGCAACGTGCCGATTGCCCCGAGCCTGGAACTGGCAGGCGCGCCGGGCGACGCGGCGCGTGCCGAACTGGGGCGCGCGCTGGCCGTGCATGTCGCGACCGAGATCAATATCCCGGGCCTGCAACTGGGCGTGCGATACCTCGACAGCCCCATCGTCGCGCAAGAACCGGGCACGCCGCCGCCAGACGATCCCAATCACTACGTGGCCAGCGGCTGGCCCGGCTCGCGGGCGCCGCACGCGATGGTCGACGGCATCCCGCTGTTCGACCGCTTCGGGCGCGACTTCACGCTGCTGTCGTTCGATGGCCACGACACCACGGCGTGGTGGCAGGCCGCGCACGCGCTCGGCATCCAGCTCGACGTGCTGCAAGTGAGCGATGCCGACGTCCAGGCGCTCTATGGCGCGCCCACGGTGCTGATTCGTCCCGACCACCACATCGCCTGGCGCGGCAATGGCGCCACCGACGCCGCCGCGGTGCTGGCGAAGGCCACCGGAGGTGCGCGCCCCGCCTGA
- a CDS encoding porin: MKFRNLVLACASAMPALACAQASPSSVTLYGVVDTGIEYVNHVGAAGNSVVRMNSLSGMVPSRWGLRGTEDLGGGTKANFVLESGFASDSGVMNQGGRLFGRQAWVGLSGNWGQVSLGRQYTMLFWAMLDPDILGPNTFGSASIDSYIPNARADNAIAYKGKFGGLTLGATYSLGRDVANAGPGPAGTNCAGENPAARSDCREWSAMIQYETPRFGVAAAYDSLRGGPGAFAGLNSGGKSDDRLSLNAYALFDRTKLGAGWLRRDNDGSLTRLSDLWYAGASYDLTPAFNVAGQLYYLRYHGSDNKAMLYALRGTYSFSKRTAIYATAGYINNDGQLALSVSSGSPGANPTPGASQLGAMVGVRHVF; this comes from the coding sequence ATGAAGTTCCGCAATCTGGTGCTGGCCTGTGCCAGCGCCATGCCCGCACTCGCGTGCGCGCAGGCATCGCCGTCGTCGGTCACGCTGTATGGGGTGGTCGATACCGGCATCGAGTACGTCAATCACGTGGGGGCCGCGGGGAACAGCGTGGTGCGCATGAACTCGCTTTCCGGCATGGTCCCGTCGCGCTGGGGCCTGCGCGGCACCGAAGACCTGGGCGGCGGGACGAAGGCGAACTTCGTGCTCGAATCGGGCTTTGCGTCGGACTCGGGCGTCATGAACCAGGGCGGCCGGCTGTTCGGCCGGCAGGCATGGGTCGGCCTCTCGGGCAACTGGGGGCAGGTTTCGCTGGGCCGCCAGTACACGATGCTGTTCTGGGCCATGCTCGACCCCGACATTCTCGGGCCCAACACGTTCGGCTCGGCATCGATCGACAGCTACATACCGAACGCCCGGGCCGATAACGCGATCGCCTACAAGGGAAAGTTCGGCGGCCTGACACTGGGCGCCACCTACAGCCTTGGGCGCGACGTGGCCAACGCAGGCCCTGGCCCGGCCGGCACGAACTGCGCCGGCGAGAACCCCGCCGCGCGGTCCGACTGCCGCGAATGGTCGGCCATGATCCAGTACGAAACACCGCGCTTTGGCGTGGCGGCTGCCTACGACTCGCTGCGCGGCGGGCCGGGCGCGTTTGCCGGGCTGAACTCGGGCGGCAAGTCCGACGACCGGCTGTCGCTGAACGCCTACGCGCTGTTCGACCGCACCAAGCTGGGCGCGGGCTGGCTGCGGCGCGACAACGACGGCAGCCTGACCCGGCTGAGCGACCTCTGGTATGCCGGCGCATCGTACGACCTGACGCCCGCGTTCAACGTGGCGGGACAGCTCTACTACCTGCGCTACCACGGCAGCGACAACAAGGCGATGCTCTACGCGCTGCGCGGGACGTACAGCTTCTCCAAGCGCACGGCGATCTACGCCACGGCGGGCTACATCAACAACGATGGCCAGCTCGCACTGTCGGTCAGCAGCGGCTCGCCCGGGGCCAACCCCACGCCGGGCGCATCGCAACTGGGCGCGATGGTCGGCGTCCGGCACGTGTTCTAA
- a CDS encoding acyl-CoA dehydrogenase family protein, protein MSQSAAVIEAFYPSHATPSLEELVRRAEALQPLLRENAVASEQNRRAAEQNIEAIADAGLFRLMVPKRYGGFEGTTRAHLEVTAALAEACGGTAWVVALTNVCAWFTGLFPRQAQDDVFGANPDARVSGVFTPSTQCRRVEGGLRISGKWYFSSGSLHADWAMVGVIESDANGAFKAQHLALVPMEDVTIEDTWYTAGMRASGSNCIVGNDVFVPEHRLMNILDAVDGVYPTEFKDEAAYRAAFVPVAALILAGAQLGMGRAALKYVIEKAPQRAIAYTSYDKQSHSTLFQGQIADAAVRIDTAHVLAFAAADEIDRAAQENRELDYLTKARIRAHTGQVITHVTDALNVLLSAHGAGSFAEASPMQRWWRDANTAARHAVALPAVGFEVYGKALLGVENTVTRLV, encoded by the coding sequence ATGTCCCAATCCGCCGCCGTCATCGAAGCGTTCTACCCCTCGCATGCCACGCCCTCGCTGGAGGAACTGGTGCGCCGCGCCGAAGCGTTGCAACCGCTGCTGCGCGAAAATGCCGTCGCCTCCGAGCAGAACCGCCGCGCCGCCGAGCAGAACATCGAAGCCATCGCCGACGCGGGGCTGTTCCGCCTGATGGTGCCCAAGCGCTACGGCGGCTTTGAAGGCACGACGCGCGCCCATCTGGAAGTCACCGCCGCGCTGGCCGAGGCATGTGGCGGCACCGCGTGGGTGGTGGCGCTGACCAATGTCTGCGCGTGGTTCACCGGCCTGTTCCCTCGGCAGGCGCAGGACGACGTGTTCGGCGCCAATCCCGACGCGCGTGTCTCGGGGGTGTTCACGCCGTCGACCCAGTGCCGCCGCGTGGAAGGCGGCCTGCGGATCTCCGGCAAGTGGTACTTCTCGTCCGGGTCGCTCCATGCGGACTGGGCCATGGTGGGCGTGATCGAGTCGGACGCCAATGGCGCGTTCAAGGCGCAGCACCTGGCGCTGGTGCCGATGGAGGACGTGACCATCGAGGACACGTGGTACACGGCCGGCATGCGCGCGTCGGGCAGCAACTGCATCGTGGGCAATGACGTCTTCGTGCCTGAGCACCGGCTGATGAACATCCTGGACGCCGTGGACGGCGTCTATCCCACCGAATTCAAGGACGAGGCCGCCTACCGGGCCGCCTTCGTGCCGGTGGCGGCGCTGATCCTGGCCGGCGCGCAGCTCGGCATGGGCCGCGCCGCGCTCAAGTACGTGATCGAGAAGGCCCCGCAGCGCGCCATCGCCTATACGTCGTACGACAAGCAGAGCCATTCCACGCTGTTCCAGGGGCAGATTGCCGATGCCGCCGTGCGGATCGATACCGCCCACGTGCTGGCCTTCGCGGCCGCCGACGAGATCGATCGTGCCGCGCAAGAGAACCGCGAGCTCGACTACCTGACCAAGGCGCGCATCCGCGCCCACACCGGCCAGGTCATCACCCATGTCACCGATGCGCTGAACGTGCTGCTGTCCGCGCATGGCGCTGGCAGCTTTGCCGAGGCCAGCCCGATGCAGCGGTGGTGGCGCGACGCCAACACGGCCGCCCGCCACGCGGTGGCGTTGCCGGCAGTGGGTTTCGAGGTCTACGGCAAGGCGCTGCTCGGTGTGGAAAACACCGTGACGCGGCTGGTCTGA
- a CDS encoding flavin reductase family protein has product MHDAARSHPSAATLDARLLRATMAQFATGVTVISYLADGAPAGMTANAFMSVSLEPPLVLVSVRAASRFHQHMQAGVCYGVNFLADDQRHLSGHFGGRPVDGIEPPFIHRNGTPLLDGSLVHLVARTVDVHPAGDHLLYIAQVEDIRFGSPRGPLLFYGGRYHHMPTRHPVIDHRDAADCC; this is encoded by the coding sequence ATGCATGACGCCGCCCGCTCCCATCCATCCGCCGCCACGCTCGACGCCCGCCTGCTGCGCGCGACGATGGCGCAGTTCGCCACCGGCGTGACGGTCATTTCCTACCTGGCCGATGGCGCGCCCGCCGGCATGACGGCCAACGCTTTCATGTCGGTATCGCTGGAGCCGCCGCTGGTGCTGGTGTCGGTGCGGGCGGCGTCGCGGTTCCACCAGCATATGCAGGCTGGCGTCTGCTACGGCGTCAATTTCCTGGCGGACGACCAGCGCCACCTGAGTGGCCATTTCGGCGGCCGGCCCGTGGACGGCATCGAGCCGCCATTCATCCACCGCAACGGGACCCCGCTGCTGGACGGCAGCCTGGTGCACCTGGTGGCGCGCACCGTCGACGTGCACCCGGCCGGCGACCACCTGCTCTACATCGCGCAGGTCGAGGACATCCGCTTCGGCTCGCCGCGCGGTCCACTGCTGTTCTACGGCGGCAGGTACCACCACATGCCGACACGGCACCCGGTAATCGATCACCGCGACGCGGCCGACTGCTGCTGA